Proteins from a genomic interval of uncultured Desulfuromusa sp.:
- the dcd gene encoding dCTP deaminase, whose product MILSGNEIESRIGSDIIIDPYNKNRINPNSYNLSLHDELIIYSEPLLDMKRDNPYQKIQIPKEGLVLEPNRLYLGRTVEFTETKGLVPMLEGRSSVGRLGLFVHVTAGFGDVGFKGYWTLEIFCVQPIRIYSGVEICQIYYHSIEGDYKNYTSGKYQGNKGIQTSLLFKDYED is encoded by the coding sequence GTGATACTTTCCGGCAACGAAATCGAAAGTCGAATTGGTAGCGATATCATTATCGACCCTTATAATAAAAATAGAATCAATCCCAACAGCTATAATCTGTCTTTGCATGATGAGCTGATCATTTACAGTGAACCTTTACTGGATATGAAGAGAGACAATCCCTATCAAAAAATTCAGATCCCGAAGGAAGGTCTGGTGCTTGAACCGAATCGTCTCTATCTTGGCAGAACCGTTGAATTTACAGAAACAAAAGGGCTGGTCCCCATGCTGGAAGGTCGCTCCTCTGTTGGGCGTCTGGGGCTTTTTGTTCATGTGACAGCCGGTTTTGGTGATGTCGGTTTCAAGGGCTACTGGACTCTGGAAATATTTTGTGTTCAGCCTATTCGTATTTATTCCGGAGTTGAGATCTGCCAGATTTATTACCACAGTATCGAAGGGGATTATAAGAATTACACCAGCGGTAAATATCAAGGCAACAAAGGAATTCAGACCAGCCTTTTGTTCAAGGACTATGAGGATTGA
- the pepN gene encoding aminopeptidase N, with protein sequence MNASLGRSETSKTNYLKDYKSPPYLLDQVELNFNLKDSATQVSSVLHLSLNPDREGVPEPLILDGEQLKLLEVKLDGQILESHQYQQDDVHLQIHQVPSEFTLEIKTEIDPLNNTALEGLYLSSGNFCTQCEAQGFRRITFYPDRPDVLARFRVRIEAEKKYPVLLSNGNLLEEGKLSSGRHYAVWEDPFRKPCYLFALVAGDLVCLEDHYMTASGRDVLLQIYVEERNGDYCDHAMLSLKKSMQWDEETFGLEYDLDRYMIVAVDDFNMGAMENKGLNIFNSKYVLAHPDTATDTDYLGVESVIGHEYFHNWTGNRVTCRDWFQLSLKEGLTVFRDQQFSADMNSAAVKRIDDVRILRQYQFPEDAGPMAHPVRPASYQEINNFYTTTIYNKGAEVIRMMQTLIGRKKFVEGVQLYLNRHDGLAVTCDDFVKAIEDAGHIDLSTFKRWYSQAGTPQVRIEQEYDADAQTLTLKISQECAETPGQREKQPFHIPIAIGFLGATGEDLSLRLAGEGTPAATTRVLELTQSAQEFSFVDVAQRPILSPLRGFSAPVRLHCDFSDADLAFRMAHDSDSFNRWEAGQTLALQELLRMYNDHKQGRELALQPMYIEAWKEALIDRQVDKSLLTQLLTLPSEQYLADHLEDYDPQIIRDVRDQAMMQLAKECQSVLLQCYVECFATERTYSLAPLDVGYRSFANFCLSLLMQLNEPEINELCLQQYHTATNMTDRLAAFSAVTDSTMPERQDIIDDFYRQWQQHPLLLDKWFSLQALSHRPETYSAVRQLLQHPAFTLKNPNRVRSLLGAFYQNLSAFHRADGAGYQLLIEQIIQLDQRNPQVAARMAAPLTRWKRLEPKRRNLLKQEIIRLQQVELSRDLYEIINKSLL encoded by the coding sequence ATGAATGCATCTCTAGGACGTTCTGAAACTTCCAAAACCAACTATCTGAAAGATTATAAATCTCCCCCTTATCTGCTTGATCAGGTTGAACTGAACTTTAATCTGAAAGATTCTGCAACGCAGGTTTCTTCGGTCTTGCACCTGTCTCTGAATCCGGATCGGGAGGGCGTTCCGGAGCCCCTGATTCTGGACGGGGAACAGCTAAAACTGCTTGAAGTGAAGCTTGATGGCCAAATTCTCGAATCGCATCAATATCAACAGGACGATGTTCATCTGCAGATCCATCAGGTTCCGTCAGAATTTACTCTGGAAATAAAAACGGAGATTGACCCTCTCAATAATACCGCTTTGGAAGGGCTTTATTTGAGCAGTGGAAATTTCTGCACCCAGTGTGAAGCGCAGGGATTCCGGCGCATCACTTTTTATCCCGATCGTCCTGATGTCCTGGCCAGGTTTCGTGTACGTATTGAGGCGGAAAAGAAATATCCGGTTCTGCTTAGTAACGGAAATCTTCTGGAGGAGGGCAAACTATCGAGCGGCCGCCACTACGCCGTCTGGGAAGATCCTTTCCGTAAGCCCTGCTACCTGTTTGCTCTGGTTGCCGGGGATTTGGTCTGTCTAGAAGATCATTATATGACCGCTTCGGGGCGGGATGTCCTGTTGCAGATTTATGTCGAGGAGCGCAACGGTGATTATTGTGACCATGCCATGTTGTCGCTGAAAAAATCGATGCAGTGGGATGAAGAAACTTTTGGTCTGGAATATGACCTTGATCGCTACATGATTGTTGCTGTGGATGACTTCAACATGGGGGCCATGGAGAACAAGGGCCTGAATATATTTAACTCAAAATATGTGTTAGCACATCCTGATACCGCGACGGATACGGATTATTTAGGTGTTGAGTCGGTTATTGGTCATGAGTATTTTCATAACTGGACGGGGAATAGAGTCACCTGCCGAGACTGGTTTCAGCTGAGTTTAAAGGAAGGGTTGACGGTTTTCCGTGATCAACAATTCTCTGCGGATATGAACTCTGCTGCGGTTAAGCGTATTGATGATGTGAGAATCTTGCGTCAGTACCAGTTTCCTGAAGATGCCGGGCCCATGGCCCATCCGGTGAGACCTGCGTCGTACCAGGAAATTAATAATTTCTACACCACCACAATCTACAACAAGGGAGCTGAAGTTATCCGCATGATGCAGACCTTGATTGGTCGAAAAAAATTTGTGGAAGGGGTGCAACTTTATCTTAATCGGCATGATGGTCTGGCAGTCACTTGTGATGATTTTGTCAAAGCGATAGAGGATGCAGGACATATCGATCTTTCAACTTTTAAGCGTTGGTATTCGCAAGCCGGGACCCCCCAGGTCAGAATCGAACAGGAATATGATGCTGATGCACAGACTTTAACCCTGAAAATTTCACAAGAGTGTGCCGAAACTCCAGGGCAACGGGAAAAACAGCCTTTTCATATTCCCATTGCCATTGGTTTTCTGGGGGCAACGGGGGAGGATCTCTCGTTGCGTTTGGCGGGAGAAGGGACGCCTGCGGCAACAACCAGAGTCCTGGAATTGACGCAGTCAGCCCAGGAGTTTTCTTTCGTTGATGTTGCTCAGCGCCCGATTTTATCGCCATTGCGAGGTTTTTCAGCTCCAGTGCGTCTGCATTGTGATTTCAGTGATGCAGATCTGGCTTTTCGTATGGCTCATGACAGTGATTCTTTCAATCGCTGGGAAGCGGGTCAGACCCTTGCATTGCAAGAATTATTGCGGATGTACAACGATCACAAACAGGGCCGCGAATTAGCCTTGCAACCAATGTATATTGAAGCCTGGAAAGAAGCATTAATTGATCGTCAGGTGGATAAAAGTCTGTTGACGCAATTGTTGACTCTGCCGAGCGAGCAATATCTGGCGGACCATCTGGAGGATTATGATCCCCAGATTATCAGGGATGTGCGCGATCAGGCCATGATGCAGTTGGCAAAAGAGTGTCAGTCTGTCCTGTTGCAATGTTATGTCGAATGTTTTGCAACCGAGAGAACGTATTCTCTTGCTCCTCTAGATGTTGGTTACAGGAGTTTTGCCAATTTTTGCCTGAGTCTGTTGATGCAGCTGAACGAGCCGGAAATCAACGAACTCTGTTTGCAGCAATATCATACTGCGACAAACATGACCGATCGGCTTGCTGCTTTTTCTGCTGTGACTGACAGCACGATGCCTGAGCGACAGGACATAATTGATGATTTTTATCGGCAGTGGCAGCAGCACCCTCTATTGCTTGATAAATGGTTCAGCCTGCAGGCATTGTCGCATCGACCAGAGACTTATTCAGCGGTCCGGCAGCTCTTGCAACACCCTGCTTTTACACTGAAAAATCCTAATCGTGTCAGGTCTTTGTTGGGGGCTTTTTATCAAAACCTGTCCGCTTTTCACCGTGCTGACGGTGCCGGATACCAGCTGTTGATTGAACAAATCATTCAGCTTGACCAAAGAAATCCGCAAGTTGCGGCGCGGATGGCAGCACCATTAACGCGGTGGAAACGGTTGGAACCAAAACGTCGGAATCTGTTAAAGCAAGAAATTATCCGGCTGCAGCAAGTGGAATTATCTCGAGATCTCTATGAGATCATCAATAAAAGTTTGTTATGA
- a CDS encoding SDR family oxidoreductase: protein MSEYTVIGCGDIGFRVSKELIQQGHQVQATIHYEEGTKVPQSAGIETIIANFDYREDVPDFSIHGQKLFYFMPPQGGGSSDYRMLNFCQKLAPKNCPSKVVYISTSGVYGDCGDRLVTEETPINPQTSRAKRRVSAEQQLQEQSQKLGFELVILRVTGIYGPGRLPISQLKKGHEVLRAEDAPRTNRIHSLDLVQICLAAMERGVNGDIFNVCDGEESSMSQYFTAVAEMYELPQPKQLSWAEAEKVMNPLTFSFLKESRRMSNRKLIETLGIELKYPTLEKGLFACRTIS, encoded by the coding sequence GTGAGCGAATATACTGTCATTGGTTGTGGTGATATCGGCTTCCGGGTTTCCAAGGAGTTGATTCAGCAGGGGCATCAGGTTCAGGCCACAATTCACTATGAAGAGGGGACTAAAGTTCCTCAGTCAGCTGGTATTGAGACGATTATTGCTAATTTTGATTACCGCGAAGATGTTCCTGATTTTTCTATACATGGGCAGAAGCTATTTTATTTTATGCCTCCTCAGGGAGGAGGCTCAAGCGACTACCGAATGCTCAATTTTTGTCAGAAACTGGCGCCGAAAAATTGCCCCAGCAAAGTTGTTTATATCAGTACCAGTGGTGTTTATGGTGATTGCGGGGACCGCCTGGTGACTGAAGAGACGCCGATTAATCCGCAGACCAGTCGCGCCAAAAGGCGTGTCAGTGCTGAGCAGCAGTTACAGGAACAATCTCAAAAATTGGGGTTTGAGCTGGTTATTCTCCGAGTGACTGGAATTTATGGCCCTGGAAGGTTGCCGATATCACAACTGAAAAAGGGGCACGAAGTATTGAGGGCGGAAGATGCTCCAAGAACGAATCGGATACATAGTCTTGATCTGGTCCAGATCTGTTTAGCTGCCATGGAAAGAGGGGTGAATGGCGATATCTTTAACGTGTGTGATGGCGAAGAAAGCAGTATGAGCCAATATTTTACTGCTGTTGCTGAGATGTACGAATTACCTCAACCCAAACAATTGAGCTGGGCTGAAGCTGAAAAGGTGATGAATCCTTTGACTTTTTCTTTTTTGAAAGAATCTCGACGGATGTCAAACCGTAAACTCATTGAGACCCTGGGGATTGAACTCAAGTATCCGACCCTTGAAAAGGGGTTATTTGCCTGTAGGACAATTTCATGA
- a CDS encoding EI24 domain-containing protein codes for MISDVTAAVIKPISGFSRGFSYPLRAFKFFRRKPGLLRYLAIPFFVNLLVFTVTVYFGLDLFQGMLETYAPSTDVWYGVLLYYLAWTVALLLTTVTVFFSFTVIGNLIASPFNEILSERTEGLITGVKNDDIFSLSRFLKESKNAVIVEIKKMTVFVVGMALLFAINFIPGIGPLIYAFLAPAFTLFFLAVEYMAFVLMRKQLSFSEQRRYIFKRPILMLGYACGVFCMLAIPFVQFFCIPLAVVGATLLWCDFPQGEERITNN; via the coding sequence ATGATCAGTGATGTGACTGCTGCGGTTATTAAACCCATATCCGGATTTTCCCGTGGGTTCAGCTATCCACTGCGAGCCTTTAAATTCTTTCGCCGCAAGCCGGGGCTGTTAAGATATCTGGCAATTCCTTTTTTTGTTAATTTACTGGTATTTACGGTGACGGTTTATTTTGGCCTGGACCTTTTTCAGGGGATGCTGGAAACCTATGCTCCGAGCACTGATGTCTGGTATGGGGTGCTTCTCTATTATCTGGCATGGACCGTTGCCTTGCTGTTGACGACGGTTACTGTTTTCTTTTCATTCACGGTGATTGGTAATTTGATCGCTTCTCCATTTAATGAAATCCTGTCAGAACGCACCGAGGGATTGATCACTGGAGTGAAGAACGACGACATTTTCAGCCTGAGTCGTTTCTTGAAAGAATCAAAGAATGCAGTCATAGTCGAAATTAAAAAAATGACTGTCTTTGTTGTGGGCATGGCGCTGCTTTTTGCGATCAATTTCATTCCTGGGATAGGACCATTGATCTACGCTTTTCTGGCGCCGGCGTTTACCCTGTTTTTTCTGGCTGTTGAATATATGGCCTTTGTCCTCATGCGTAAACAGTTGAGTTTCTCTGAGCAACGTCGCTATATTTTCAAGCGTCCCATTCTGATGCTGGGCTATGCTTGTGGGGTGTTTTGTATGCTGGCAATTCCATTTGTTCAGTTTTTTTGTATTCCTCTTGCCGTGGTTGGAGCAACTTTGTTGTGGTGCGATTTTCCTCAGGGAGAAGAACGAATAACAAATAATTGA
- a CDS encoding class 1 fructose-bisphosphatase has product MSQAGKTKFQIDLRRHLREHYVNENLTHLICEIAEASKYIIHSISTGDLGVAGTSNLYGEQQLALDVLADRILRKRLDHSRVVANMMSEEMDEIIPVSPDCDGKYSVAFDPLDGSSLVDVNLAVGTIVSIFEGCDLLQPGRKQVAAVYILYGPRTTLVYSVGKGVHEFGMNMLREYTLLKENLTLQPQGNLYSPGGQRNLYTPGIEGFVSKLEDRGVKLRYSGGFVPDINQILLKGQGIFFYPHLQGQPSGKLRLLFELSPMAYLIEQAGGAASDGHKPILDLQPKQIHERSPVFIGCKEDVTMAEDYIRRLESGEIEIPENKVDS; this is encoded by the coding sequence ATGAGTCAAGCCGGTAAAACAAAATTTCAGATCGATTTGCGTCGTCATTTACGTGAACATTATGTGAATGAAAATCTGACGCATTTAATTTGTGAGATCGCTGAAGCATCCAAATATATCATTCATTCCATAAGTACCGGTGACCTGGGTGTTGCCGGAACCTCAAACCTTTATGGGGAACAGCAGTTAGCTCTTGATGTCCTGGCCGATCGTATTTTGCGCAAACGGCTGGATCATTCCCGTGTCGTTGCTAATATGATGTCGGAAGAAATGGATGAAATCATTCCGGTCTCTCCTGATTGTGACGGCAAGTATTCCGTTGCTTTTGACCCGTTGGACGGCTCATCTCTGGTTGATGTAAATCTGGCTGTCGGAACCATTGTCTCAATCTTTGAAGGTTGTGATCTGTTGCAGCCCGGACGTAAACAGGTTGCAGCTGTTTATATTCTTTATGGGCCGCGGACCACGCTGGTGTACAGTGTCGGCAAAGGGGTGCATGAATTCGGGATGAACATGCTGCGAGAATACACCTTGCTGAAAGAGAATCTTACTCTTCAGCCACAAGGGAATCTCTACTCACCGGGAGGGCAGAGAAATCTTTATACTCCTGGGATTGAGGGTTTTGTCTCCAAGCTTGAAGATCGTGGCGTCAAGCTGCGTTATAGCGGTGGTTTTGTCCCTGATATCAATCAGATTCTGCTCAAAGGACAGGGGATTTTCTTTTATCCTCATCTGCAAGGACAACCTTCTGGGAAATTAAGGCTCTTGTTTGAGTTAAGCCCTATGGCTTATTTGATCGAACAGGCTGGGGGCGCTGCTTCAGATGGACACAAGCCGATTCTTGATTTGCAGCCAAAACAGATTCATGAACGCTCACCGGTCTTCATCGGTTGTAAAGAAGATGTCACCATGGCTGAAGATTACATTCGGCGTTTAGAATCCGGTGAGATCGAAATTCCTGAAAATAAAGTAGACTCTTAA
- a CDS encoding DNA internalization-related competence protein ComEC/Rec2 encodes MQPVLIVLSATVIGLFLAPIYLFSAFSGCLLATFFGSCFFLLRKHSRIAAVLLFFCFLVLSNLHYSLFFPIRQDIIDIDSLARKVKITGELTDVRHLTEGRSWVEVLVDSVALKTQLLPLESSLRVRLYLEEGTDQLFPGDIISCRSRMRKPRLFGTPGEFNWPRYMTSQHVDMTAWVKNVEKIEVLGRINRFPDRVMAQWRSQVAATIQGLMPEDRAYLVRALVLGEGRVIPDGIRRTLASSGISHLFAISGLHLGMIALLGYRFLLSIYRRCPRLLQWKPPQRVLPLLLLPLLLVYLLLTGDAVSTRRAFSLAALGAFFLCWRYHVRPLMLLASLALLSLLVNPLLLWQAGWQLSFAGAAGILLWQPLWQNTGHHRSSFYRYPMQLFFVTSAAMLATLPLVLLDFHLFAPVGVLANLICVPLITLFALPVGFLGLLFHSVYSFPAEILFQLCGATLDFVLSLAQWFSTLPALGGSYVFLSSSQYMAVAIFVLPLLLLPQLTRTTVQRIIPICFLLTILLWQFPLPQTAPLSLTMFSVGQGESMLLKNNDGQAVLIDGGGFYSDRFDVGERLLAPAFGALGVSELSAVMLTHDDLDHRKGLIFILNHFPVREFWSGIPFEFLHHSLQKALINNNINIRIIPAGWSQVASWSVGTLDVYKSRIVDSNKNNSSLVLHVNIHNHDDLLLTGDLERDGVLTLLDEGISNPVSLLKVPHHGSKFSATDHLIDQLMPKFCFVSVGYQNRYHLPASEVVNYLQDKNIPLYRTDVSGSLQALLSENGWQVKHWRQGFFVDIAP; translated from the coding sequence ATGCAGCCGGTACTTATCGTTCTATCCGCAACGGTGATTGGGCTTTTTCTGGCACCAATCTATCTTTTTTCGGCTTTCTCAGGCTGTTTGCTCGCAACGTTTTTTGGCTCATGTTTTTTTCTGTTGCGCAAGCACAGCAGGATTGCAGCGGTTTTACTGTTTTTTTGTTTTTTGGTCTTATCAAACCTTCACTATTCTCTTTTCTTCCCGATTCGCCAAGATATTATCGATATTGACAGCCTTGCTCGAAAAGTAAAAATAACCGGAGAGTTGACAGACGTCAGGCACTTGACAGAAGGACGTAGTTGGGTTGAAGTTCTGGTTGATTCTGTTGCTCTGAAGACTCAATTGCTGCCACTGGAATCTTCCTTGCGGGTAAGACTTTATCTGGAAGAAGGAACCGATCAATTATTTCCTGGCGACATCATCAGTTGTCGTAGTCGTATGCGCAAGCCTCGTCTCTTTGGGACTCCGGGAGAGTTCAATTGGCCGCGCTACATGACCAGTCAGCATGTTGATATGACCGCCTGGGTAAAAAATGTCGAGAAGATAGAGGTTCTGGGGCGGATCAACCGTTTTCCTGATCGTGTAATGGCGCAATGGCGTAGTCAGGTTGCTGCAACAATCCAGGGTCTGATGCCGGAAGATCGTGCTTATTTGGTCAGAGCTCTGGTTCTGGGTGAAGGACGTGTGATTCCTGATGGTATACGCAGAACCCTGGCCAGTAGTGGAATCAGCCATTTGTTTGCTATCTCTGGATTGCATCTCGGGATGATTGCATTGTTAGGATATCGTTTTTTACTCAGCATTTACCGTCGGTGTCCGCGTTTACTTCAGTGGAAGCCTCCTCAACGTGTTCTTCCTCTTTTATTACTCCCTCTGTTGCTCGTCTATTTACTGTTAACCGGGGATGCTGTTTCTACGCGCCGCGCCTTTTCTCTTGCAGCATTGGGAGCTTTTTTTCTGTGTTGGCGATATCATGTCCGTCCGCTGATGTTGCTGGCGTCACTTGCTCTACTTTCACTTCTGGTTAATCCGCTTCTTTTGTGGCAGGCAGGGTGGCAACTTTCATTTGCGGGGGCTGCCGGTATTTTGCTCTGGCAACCTCTGTGGCAAAATACGGGTCATCATCGTTCGTCTTTTTACCGTTATCCCATGCAGCTGTTTTTCGTGACATCGGCTGCAATGCTGGCAACCTTACCACTGGTTCTGTTGGATTTTCATTTATTCGCCCCTGTGGGGGTCCTTGCCAACCTTATCTGTGTCCCGCTGATCACTTTGTTTGCATTGCCTGTCGGTTTTTTGGGGTTGTTGTTTCATTCCGTTTATTCTTTCCCGGCAGAAATCTTATTTCAGTTATGTGGAGCAACGCTGGATTTTGTGTTGTCCCTGGCGCAATGGTTTTCAACTCTTCCGGCGCTGGGTGGATCCTACGTGTTTCTGTCTTCTTCTCAATATATGGCTGTTGCTATTTTTGTTCTGCCATTGCTTTTGTTGCCGCAGTTAACCCGGACGACGGTGCAGAGAATAATCCCGATTTGTTTTTTGCTTACGATACTATTGTGGCAATTTCCTCTGCCGCAAACTGCACCGCTTTCATTAACAATGTTCAGCGTCGGTCAAGGGGAATCGATGTTGCTGAAAAATAATGATGGGCAGGCTGTCTTGATTGATGGTGGTGGTTTTTACAGTGACAGGTTTGATGTCGGAGAAAGACTTCTGGCGCCGGCTTTTGGAGCACTTGGCGTGTCTGAGTTAAGTGCTGTGATGTTGACTCATGATGATCTGGATCACCGCAAGGGACTCATTTTTATATTAAATCATTTTCCTGTAAGGGAGTTCTGGTCAGGAATACCTTTTGAGTTTTTGCATCATAGCTTACAGAAAGCTTTGATAAATAATAATATCAATATCAGAATAATTCCTGCCGGGTGGAGTCAGGTTGCATCATGGTCTGTAGGGACTCTGGATGTTTATAAGAGCAGGATTGTGGATAGCAATAAAAATAATTCTTCCTTGGTGTTGCATGTGAATATCCATAACCATGATGATCTTCTGTTGACCGGAGATCTCGAACGGGATGGAGTTTTGACGCTGTTGGATGAAGGAATCTCAAATCCTGTGTCTCTTTTGAAAGTGCCTCATCACGGTAGTAAATTCTCAGCAACGGACCATCTCATCGATCAACTGATGCCGAAGTTCTGCTTTGTTTCAGTCGGTTATCAAAATCGCTATCACTTACCTGCAAGCGAGGTTGTGAATTATCTGCAGGATAAGAATATTCCTCTCTATCGAACCGATGTGTCAGGCTCACTTCAAGCTTTGTTATCTGAAAATGGTTGGCAGGTCAAGCATTGGCGGCAAGGGTTTTTCGTTGACATTGCCCCATAG
- a CDS encoding diguanylate cyclase, which translates to MIAVQSRILIVDDELFFRKLYRDLLLEEGYRVDICDSGDDAIALLQQRQVDVVLTDMVMPGRNGLEVLRAAKALPNPPDVILVTGHASLESAIDALKSGARDYLVKPFNPEELKHIVRNCLDQRELLTENDQLKRQIQLFQTGQTLSTVIDLEILVPQALDVLLREMGASSGCAYALKNGVTPTVTTLKNIPVEFAEQMVDVLLPQIDELTGLEQPGEDFADQLTKLQYRREQIWLLPLRDGTVLKGGILLCDAPCPLPETISFGELRYLCDQIVLGFANACRYQDAQELMYTDDLTGLYNHRFMQVSLNREIKRAQRYGLKFSLLFLDLDRFKEINDAYGHLAGSAALQEVGALLVDCVRDVDTLFRFGGDEFAVILVETDDTTARVVAERIRSVIEGHAFLKDRGNPSYVTVTAGFATFPTDSVEKEKLLDLADRAMYVGKTTRNVICGVKDIPDDDL; encoded by the coding sequence ATGATTGCTGTCCAATCACGTATTCTCATTGTTGATGATGAGCTTTTTTTTCGCAAACTTTATCGGGACCTGCTGCTGGAGGAAGGATATCGGGTTGATATCTGTGATAGCGGTGACGATGCTATTGCGTTATTGCAACAGAGGCAAGTTGATGTTGTTTTGACCGATATGGTGATGCCTGGAAGAAACGGTCTTGAAGTTCTGCGTGCAGCTAAGGCTTTGCCGAACCCCCCGGATGTTATTCTGGTCACTGGACATGCCAGTCTCGAATCCGCTATCGATGCATTAAAGAGTGGTGCTCGTGATTACCTGGTTAAGCCGTTTAATCCTGAAGAATTGAAGCATATTGTCCGTAACTGCTTGGATCAGAGGGAGCTATTGACGGAAAACGATCAGTTAAAACGGCAAATTCAGCTTTTCCAAACAGGGCAAACTCTTTCTACAGTGATCGATCTTGAGATCTTGGTTCCTCAAGCTTTGGATGTTTTGTTGCGTGAAATGGGAGCGTCTTCCGGTTGTGCTTATGCGCTTAAAAATGGGGTGACCCCAACGGTCACAACACTGAAAAATATTCCCGTTGAGTTTGCGGAACAGATGGTTGATGTTCTGCTGCCGCAAATAGACGAGCTGACCGGACTTGAGCAACCCGGTGAGGACTTTGCCGATCAGTTAACAAAGTTGCAGTATCGCCGGGAACAGATTTGGCTGCTTCCTTTACGGGATGGAACGGTGTTGAAGGGGGGGATTCTTTTATGCGATGCCCCTTGTCCTCTTCCCGAAACCATTTCTTTTGGAGAACTACGTTATTTATGTGATCAAATTGTTCTTGGTTTTGCAAATGCCTGTCGGTACCAGGATGCACAGGAGTTGATGTATACCGATGATTTGACCGGACTCTATAACCATCGTTTTATGCAGGTTTCATTAAATCGTGAAATTAAACGGGCGCAGCGCTATGGATTGAAGTTCTCTCTGCTGTTTCTGGATCTGGATCGGTTTAAAGAAATTAATGATGCGTATGGACATCTTGCAGGGAGCGCTGCGCTTCAGGAAGTGGGCGCTTTGTTGGTTGACTGTGTTCGTGATGTCGATACTCTCTTTCGTTTTGGCGGGGATGAATTTGCGGTAATTCTGGTGGAGACCGATGATACAACGGCACGGGTTGTTGCTGAAAGAATACGTAGCGTTATTGAAGGACATGCTTTTCTCAAAGACCGAGGAAATCCGAGTTATGTTACGGTAACAGCCGGGTTTGCAACTTTCCCTACCGATTCTGTCGAAAAAGAAAAACTCCTTGATCTGGCCGACCGGGCAATGTATGTCGGTAAGACGACACGGAATGTCATCTGTGGAGTTAAGGATATTCCTGATGATGATCTATAG
- the hisS gene encoding histidine--tRNA ligase, giving the protein MSIAAIKGMNDILPGEVETWQFLEQSAREVFGYYGFSEIRTPIPEKTELFCRSIGETTDIVEKEMYTFSDKSENSLTLRPEGTAPVMRSFIQNRLHHLDPVSKLYYMGPMFRYERPQKGRYRQFHQLGAEVVGVEDAKIDAQVLAMLHQYFVHIGISSVSLQVNSLGCPQCRPGYRQALIDYLESRLDNLCGECQRRYQTNPLRVLDCKVPGCQSATADAPSVLEHLCSSCHNHFEQVKGYLQALNIPFVVNARMVRGLDYYVRTTFELVTDQLGSQNAVAAGGRYDGLVESLGGPSLPGIGFAIGLERLVLMKGEQQVAPATPQLFIAAMGKDAADRAFVLMSQLQAAGMRAEMDYLGKSLKAQMRRANKLNADFTLILGEEELQSGQAQLKNMSDSSQSTVTLSNLATTLWEKLGQLSGSS; this is encoded by the coding sequence TTGAGTATAGCTGCAATAAAAGGAATGAATGATATTCTTCCCGGTGAGGTGGAAACCTGGCAATTTTTAGAGCAAAGTGCGCGTGAAGTGTTCGGTTACTATGGTTTTTCTGAAATCCGCACACCAATACCGGAGAAGACAGAGCTTTTTTGTCGTTCTATTGGTGAAACGACTGATATTGTTGAAAAAGAGATGTACACTTTTAGTGATAAAAGTGAGAACTCATTGACGTTGCGGCCGGAAGGAACAGCGCCGGTAATGCGCTCTTTCATTCAGAATCGTTTACATCATCTTGATCCTGTTTCCAAGCTTTATTATATGGGGCCGATGTTTCGCTACGAGCGTCCGCAAAAGGGACGTTATCGTCAGTTTCATCAACTTGGAGCCGAGGTCGTCGGGGTTGAGGACGCAAAAATTGATGCTCAGGTTTTGGCCATGTTGCATCAATATTTTGTCCACATCGGTATTTCATCTGTCTCGTTGCAAGTCAATTCTCTTGGCTGCCCTCAATGTCGTCCCGGATATCGACAGGCGTTGATTGATTATCTTGAATCGCGTCTGGATAATTTGTGTGGTGAATGTCAGCGTCGCTATCAGACAAACCCGCTTCGTGTGCTTGATTGTAAAGTACCGGGCTGTCAAAGTGCTACCGCAGATGCTCCTTCTGTGCTTGAACACCTTTGTTCTTCCTGTCACAATCATTTCGAACAGGTGAAAGGGTATCTTCAAGCACTCAACATTCCATTTGTCGTTAATGCAAGGATGGTCCGTGGTTTGGATTATTATGTCCGGACGACATTTGAATTGGTGACGGATCAACTGGGATCGCAAAATGCGGTTGCTGCGGGTGGTCGCTATGATGGTCTGGTTGAAAGTTTGGGTGGACCTTCTCTCCCCGGAATTGGTTTTGCTATTGGACTTGAGCGTTTAGTGTTGATGAAGGGAGAGCAGCAGGTTGCCCCTGCCACACCCCAACTTTTTATTGCTGCCATGGGAAAAGACGCCGCCGATAGAGCATTCGTGCTGATGTCCCAGTTGCAGGCTGCTGGAATGCGAGCCGAGATGGACTATCTGGGGAAGAGTCTTAAGGCGCAAATGCGTAGAGCCAATAAGTTGAACGCTGACTTCACTCTTATTCTCGGCGAAGAAGAGCTGCAGTCGGGGCAGGCACAGCTCAAGAACATGTCGGATAGTAGTCAGTCGACTGTCACTCTCAGTAATCTTGCGACCACATTGTGGGAAAAACTTGGACAATTGTCCGGTAGTTCTTGA